The Ancylobacter sp. WKF20 genome contains a region encoding:
- a CDS encoding response regulator codes for MMHSVERRDIILVVDDSPETLSLLTDALEASGATVLVAVEGANALALVERITPDVILMDAVMPGMDGFETCRQLKRNKAVAHVPVIFMTGLSETEQIVKGLEAGGVDYVTKPISPDELIARIRVHLSNARQTLSARAALDASGRFLLSATRAGRVLWSTPQATALLAAITTSPPGDSLMLPEPVCRWLAGRRGDEAGAAPDAIELPLDGSRRLKLSYVGQIGPEELLLRILEDESRSPEQVLKAKLNLTVREAEVLVWLARGKANRDIGEILGLSPRTVNKHLEQIYSKIGVENRAAATALAVTALAPK; via the coding sequence ATGATGCATAGCGTGGAGCGTCGCGACATCATTCTCGTGGTGGACGATTCCCCCGAGACGCTGAGCCTTCTGACCGACGCGCTGGAAGCGTCGGGCGCGACCGTGCTGGTGGCGGTGGAAGGCGCCAACGCGCTCGCCCTCGTCGAGCGTATCACCCCCGACGTCATCCTGATGGACGCGGTGATGCCCGGCATGGACGGCTTCGAGACCTGCCGCCAGCTCAAGCGCAACAAGGCGGTGGCGCATGTGCCGGTGATCTTCATGACCGGCCTGTCGGAGACCGAGCAGATCGTGAAGGGGCTGGAGGCGGGCGGCGTCGACTATGTCACCAAGCCGATCTCGCCGGACGAGCTGATCGCCCGCATCCGCGTGCATCTGTCCAATGCCCGCCAGACGCTCAGCGCCCGTGCCGCGCTCGACGCCTCCGGCCGCTTCCTGCTCTCCGCCACCCGCGCGGGGCGGGTTTTGTGGAGCACACCGCAGGCGACGGCGCTGCTCGCCGCCATCACCACCTCGCCGCCGGGCGACAGCCTGATGCTGCCCGAGCCGGTGTGCCGCTGGCTCGCCGGCCGGCGCGGCGACGAGGCGGGCGCGGCGCCGGACGCGATCGAGCTGCCGCTCGACGGCAGCCGGCGGCTCAAGCTCTCCTATGTCGGGCAGATCGGCCCGGAGGAGCTGCTGCTGCGCATCCTGGAAGATGAAAGCCGCTCGCCCGAACAGGTGCTCAAGGCCAAGCTGAATCTCACCGTGCGCGAGGCCGAGGTGCTGGTCTGGCTCGCCCGCGGCAAGGCGAACCGGGATATCGGCGAAATTCTCGGCCTGTCGCCGCGCACGGTGAACAAGCACCTCGAACAGATCTACTCCAAGATCGGGGTGGAGAATCGGGCCGCCGCCACGGCTCTCGCGGTCACCGCGCTGGCGCCGAAATAG
- a CDS encoding ATP-binding protein, which translates to MAAEQKIVRVRRRYNQWVVNETLEDYALRFTAKSARRWSALRVANTALGAVSFLALEAIGGAITLAYGFPNAVAAILVVSLIIFAAGLPISYYAAKFGVDIDLLTRGAGFGYIGSTITSLIYASFTYLFFAIEAAIMALALEMCFGVPLMVGYFISALVVIPLVTHGITFISRFQLWTQPFWLLLNLIPFVFIFAYHGDAFGEWASYTGRLGASDGSFDPLLFGSATMVVFALVAQIGEQVDFLRFLPRRAPGRTAMVRNGVWWLALLSAGPGWIVPGALKMLAGSFLAYFALTHGVPLLHATEPTQMYLVAFETVFPPQVALAFTGVFVILAQLKINVTNSYAGSIAWSNFFSRLTHSHPGRVVWLVFNVTIALLLMALGIYKVLEQILGLYAIVAVAWVAALVADLVVNKPMGWSPPGIEFKRAHLYDINPVGLGAVLAGTVVGSVAFAGLLGVVAQAFAPFLALAVSFVTAPAIAFSTKGRYYIARRTTKNWQSRTTLKCCICEHKFEPEDMAHCPVYAGPICSLCCSLDARCHDRCKEDARFPDQILAVLRATLPSWAVAQINSRIGHYIGVLSLLAAVIAAILGVIYLQASFAPPDERAAVGSVLFTLYFILLIIAGVAAWLFVLAQESRRVAQEESHRQTALLMREIEAHKRTDAKLQKAKEVAEAANLAKSRYVVGISHELRTPLNAILGYAQLLERDAAIPTHRRDAVRVVRRSAEHLSGLIDGLLDISKIEAGRLHLSRDEVRIGEFLDQVVDMFRLQATAKGIDFVYVRPERLPPVVFTDEKRLRQILINLLSNAIKFTASGRVALRVAYRNQVAEFEVEDTGIGIPAADHKRVFEPFERGDRAGTYSTAGIGLGLTITKLLTEIMGGEIGLTSVPGEGSTFRVKLMLSEVTNPSRLGPIQHRRIIGYAGPRRTILVADDDAAHRELMHELLLPLGFTVLSAGDGIAALDMVRQWDPDVLLLDIAMPGLNGWEVVRLVRDEGFARLKIVMISANAGEIREGLAARQHDEQVVKPVHLRGLLEKLEKLLELQWIGEGEVAPDAVPARPSAPLRPPSARHLDDLMKLGEIGYVRGIKAKLTEIESAGPEHGAFVAHLRDLMETFDLKQYMAVLEAMRSDDA; encoded by the coding sequence ATGGCGGCAGAACAGAAGATCGTTCGCGTGCGGCGCCGCTATAACCAGTGGGTCGTCAACGAGACGCTGGAGGATTATGCGCTTCGCTTCACCGCGAAGAGCGCGCGCCGCTGGTCGGCGCTGCGGGTGGCGAACACCGCGCTCGGCGCCGTGTCCTTCCTGGCGCTGGAGGCGATCGGCGGCGCGATCACGCTGGCCTATGGCTTCCCCAATGCGGTGGCGGCGATCCTCGTGGTCAGCCTCATCATCTTCGCCGCCGGCCTGCCCATCAGCTATTACGCCGCCAAGTTCGGCGTCGATATCGACCTGCTCACCCGTGGCGCCGGCTTCGGCTATATCGGCTCCACCATCACCTCGCTGATCTACGCCTCCTTCACCTATCTGTTCTTCGCCATCGAGGCGGCGATCATGGCGCTGGCGCTGGAGATGTGCTTCGGCGTGCCGCTGATGGTCGGCTATTTCATCAGCGCGCTGGTGGTCATCCCGCTGGTGACGCACGGCATCACCTTCATCAGCCGGTTCCAGCTCTGGACCCAGCCCTTCTGGCTGCTGCTGAACCTCATCCCCTTCGTCTTCATCTTCGCCTATCACGGCGACGCCTTTGGCGAGTGGGCGTCCTATACCGGCCGGCTCGGCGCGTCGGACGGGTCGTTCGATCCCCTGCTGTTCGGCTCGGCCACCATGGTGGTCTTCGCGCTGGTGGCGCAGATCGGCGAGCAGGTCGACTTCCTGCGCTTCCTGCCGCGCCGCGCGCCCGGCCGCACCGCCATGGTGCGCAATGGCGTGTGGTGGCTGGCGCTGCTCTCCGCCGGGCCGGGCTGGATCGTCCCCGGCGCGCTGAAGATGCTGGCCGGCTCCTTCCTTGCCTATTTCGCGCTCACCCATGGGGTGCCGCTGCTGCACGCGACCGAGCCGACGCAGATGTATCTCGTCGCCTTCGAGACCGTGTTCCCGCCCCAGGTGGCGCTCGCCTTCACCGGCGTGTTCGTCATCCTCGCCCAGCTCAAGATCAACGTGACCAACTCCTATGCGGGGTCGATTGCCTGGTCGAACTTCTTCTCCCGCCTCACCCACAGCCATCCCGGCCGGGTGGTGTGGCTGGTGTTCAACGTCACCATCGCGCTGCTGCTGATGGCGCTTGGCATCTACAAGGTGCTGGAGCAGATCCTCGGCCTCTACGCCATCGTGGCGGTCGCCTGGGTGGCGGCGCTGGTGGCCGATCTCGTGGTCAACAAGCCGATGGGCTGGAGCCCGCCGGGTATCGAGTTCAAGCGGGCGCATCTCTACGACATCAACCCCGTCGGTCTCGGCGCGGTGCTGGCCGGCACGGTGGTCGGCAGCGTGGCCTTTGCCGGGCTGCTCGGGGTGGTCGCGCAGGCCTTCGCCCCCTTCCTGGCGCTGGCGGTGTCCTTCGTCACCGCGCCGGCGATCGCCTTCAGCACCAAGGGCCGCTACTACATCGCCCGCCGCACCACCAAGAACTGGCAGTCACGCACCACGCTGAAGTGCTGCATCTGCGAGCACAAATTCGAGCCGGAGGACATGGCGCATTGCCCGGTCTATGCCGGGCCGATCTGCTCGCTGTGCTGCTCACTCGACGCGCGCTGCCATGACCGCTGCAAGGAGGATGCGCGCTTCCCCGACCAGATCCTCGCCGTGCTGCGCGCGACACTGCCGAGCTGGGCGGTGGCGCAGATCAATTCGCGCATCGGCCATTATATCGGGGTGCTGTCGCTGCTGGCGGCGGTCATCGCGGCGATTCTCGGCGTCATCTATCTACAGGCGAGCTTCGCCCCGCCGGACGAGCGGGCGGCGGTGGGCAGCGTGCTGTTCACCCTCTATTTCATCCTGCTCATCATCGCCGGCGTCGCCGCCTGGCTGTTCGTGCTGGCGCAGGAGAGCCGGCGCGTGGCGCAGGAGGAGAGCCACCGCCAGACCGCGCTCTTGATGCGCGAGATCGAGGCGCATAAGCGCACCGACGCCAAGCTGCAAAAGGCCAAGGAGGTGGCCGAGGCTGCCAACCTCGCCAAGAGCCGCTATGTCGTCGGCATCAGCCATGAGCTGCGCACGCCGCTCAACGCCATTCTCGGCTATGCCCAGCTTCTGGAGCGCGACGCCGCCATTCCCACCCACCGGCGCGACGCGGTGCGTGTGGTGCGCCGCTCGGCCGAGCATTTGTCGGGGCTGATCGACGGGCTGCTCGACATCTCCAAGATCGAGGCCGGGCGCCTGCATCTCTCGCGCGACGAGGTGCGCATCGGCGAGTTCCTCGACCAGGTGGTGGACATGTTCCGCCTGCAGGCAACCGCCAAGGGCATCGACTTTGTCTATGTCCGCCCCGAGCGGCTGCCGCCGGTGGTGTTCACCGACGAGAAGCGGCTGCGGCAGATTCTCATCAACCTCCTGTCCAACGCCATCAAGTTCACCGCCAGCGGGCGGGTGGCGCTGCGTGTCGCCTATCGCAACCAGGTGGCGGAGTTCGAGGTGGAGGATACCGGCATCGGCATCCCTGCCGCCGACCACAAGCGCGTCTTCGAGCCGTTCGAGCGCGGCGATCGGGCGGGCACCTATTCCACCGCCGGCATCGGCCTCGGCCTCACCATCACCAAGCTGCTCACCGAGATCATGGGCGGCGAGATCGGCCTCACCTCCGTGCCGGGCGAGGGCAGCACCTTCCGCGTCAAGCTGATGCTGTCGGAGGTCACCAATCCCTCGCGCCTCGGCCCGATCCAGCACCGGCGCATCATCGGCTATGCCGGCCCGCGCCGGACCATTCTGGTCGCCGATGACGACGCGGCGCATCGCGAGCTGATGCACGAATTGCTGCTGCCGCTCGGTTTCACCGTGCTGTCGGCGGGCGACGGCATCGCCGCGCTCGACATGGTGCGCCAGTGGGATCCCGACGTGCTGCTGCTCGACATCGCCATGCCCGGCCTGAATGGCTGGGAGGTGGTGCGCCTCGTGCGCGACGAGGGCTTTGCGCGGCTGAAGATCGTCATGATTTCCGCCAATGCCGGCGAGATCCGCGAAGGGCTCGCCGCGCGCCAGCATGACGAGCAGGTGGTGAAGCCCGTGCATTTGCGCGGGTTGCTGGAGAAGCTGGAAAAGCTGCTGGAGCTGCAATGGATCGGCGAGGGCGAAGTCGCGCCCGATGCCGTGCCGGCGCGCCCCTCGGCGCCGCTGCGCCCGCCCTCGGCGCGCCATCTCGACGATCTGATGAAGCTCGGCGAGATTGGCTATGTGCGCGGCATCAAGGCCAAGCTCACCGAGATCGAGAGCGCCGGGCCCGAGCATGGCGCCTTCGTCGCGCATCTGCGCGATCTCATGGAAACCTTCGACCTCAAGCAATACATGGCCGTTCTGGAGGCGATGCGCAGCGATGATGCATAG